Genomic DNA from Carnobacterium divergens DSM 20623:
TGGGCAAGTTAATGTACCAGTAAACAGTGGGGTGACCAACGGAGCTAAATTACCACAAACAGGTGATCAATCACCAATCAGTTTTTTTGTTATCGGGGGAGTCATTTTATGTTGGAATGGATATTTGCTCTATCATCGATTTCAACTAAAAAATAAATTATAAAAAATTCGGGGGAAATAAAAATGAAATTAACTAAATTAATCACAACATCAGCAATTATCTTAACAGCACTAAGCACAGCATCAGTAGCGTTAGCAGCAGACGGCGGCGTATATGAATCAAACGGTTCGATTGAATTTGTGCCATTTGATGGTATTACACCACCAGTTGATCCAGAAAATCCAGACCCTAACAAACCGGTTCAACCAATCGATCCAACAAATCCAGATGAAAAACCAAATCCAGGAACAGCTGGACCGTTGAGCATTGATTACGCTTCTAGTTTAGATTTTGGAAAAAATAAAATTACAAACCGTGATGAAACTTATCATGCAAATGCAGTTAAATTAAGCGATGGTCGTTTTGTTTCAAACTATGTTCAAATTTCAGATAACCGCGGAAGTAATGCAGGTTGGTCATTGACAGTGAAACAAGAAGGTCAATTAAAAAATGAAACAGCGATGAACAAAGAATTGACAGGTTCAGTTATTAAATTGGTAAGTCCAGTAGCAGCAAGTGTTTCAGAAGGAATCTTAGCACCTAAAGTAGAAAATATTACACTAGATCCAACTGGTGAAGCATCAATGGTGATGAATGCAGCAGATGGAGCCGGTGCGGGTACTTGGGTTGACCGTTTCGGAACCGTTGAAGAAGTAACAGAAGGAACTGAAACCGTTCAAAAAAATAAAGCAATTACTTTAGAAATTCCAGGTAAAACACCAAAAGATGCAGTGAAATATACAACAAAATTAACTTGGACATTAACGGATACA
This window encodes:
- a CDS encoding WxL domain-containing protein, with product MKLTKLITTSAIILTALSTASVALAADGGVYESNGSIEFVPFDGITPPVDPENPDPNKPVQPIDPTNPDEKPNPGTAGPLSIDYASSLDFGKNKITNRDETYHANAVKLSDGRFVSNYVQISDNRGSNAGWSLTVKQEGQLKNETAMNKELTGSVIKLVSPVAASVSEGILAPKVENITLDPTGEASMVMNAADGAGAGTWVDRFGTVEEVTEGTETVQKNKAITLEIPGKTPKDAVKYTTKLTWTLTDTPANN